A DNA window from Aspergillus nidulans FGSC A4 chromosome V contains the following coding sequences:
- a CDS encoding uncharacterized protein (transcript_id=CADANIAT00002764): protein MTDDSVDILALNVLHDIRDGHRGTDILEVPEVLCSDPVEKSIVNWLRDEDMLLTDLSPARVMIFGYRSEWKGQRPSDVTSAEVANRLLDSLARARKGVEDRPILFIAHCVGGLVLARPIDRVGQSLLTAYHDELHQNKWARIFSATLGIVFMGVPFRGAHGALANRQILSAAQQQIDSLENENERREAHIIKRILEILRPGNEMLFSLMTDFLAIDHELMPQMERLVPRDSATLDGVQSLLMETDHFGLNKFRGRTEEYRMLVNKLQAFRSEEAYSAYSARRARMMRINPRLARRWRQELAGEVVTTSDLGFKYCSSSQRTSHGGAVLKRKRSGNKDNVYHQSRSRYISLQVQIERQQPVYFMDALGRVTPFHLEFIRSVEAIAMCMVFWHDGIEDDSCPSCKSAFPGSTSNAIQCSVCGSIFRRIQDLESGIDSKIRSRRIFDGYSDDGDFWSDSAGLQELKRLDAPTVATPPVEYDDVQNELDETITLFHNVRIISTPSVKRSTKVWCSIQASVWYYNDAEREKRTGWCFVENGDTMVLECRQDQSVVFFYRQISPKDHGFEWGLECDFLWRDSDGCGGWHFRSQNRKDAQIIWDYIQCRPDIRINSSKGGLDLPLFPDEDAAPLHGVRGRDWGLYGDW, encoded by the exons ATGACAGATGACTCGGTGGACATCCTCGCCTTGAATGTTCTCCACGACATTCGAGATGGACACAGGGGCACTGATATTTTGGAAGTCCCGGAAGTTCTATGCTCAGACCCAGTAGA AAAAAGCATCGTGAACTGGCTGAGAGATGAAGATATGCTATTGACGGACCTTTCTCCGGCCCGTGTCATGATATTTGGTTATCGGTCCGAATGGAAGGGACAGCGACCGAGCGATGTGACTTCTGCTGAAGTCGCCAATAGGTTGTTGGACAGTCTGGCAAGGGCTCGAAAG GGTGTTGAAGACCGACCTATCCTATTCATTGCGCACTGTGTCGGTGGGCTGGTTCTAGCAAGG CCTATTGATCGGGTCGGCCAGAGCCTGTTGACAGCATACCACGACGAGCTTCACCAAAATAAATGGGCTCGGATTTTTAGCGCCACCTTAGGTATAGTCTTTATGGGTGTGCCATTTCGAGGCGCCCACGGAGCGTTAGCAAACAGGCAAATCTTATCCGCCGCTCAACAGCAAATTGATAGCCTGGAAAACGAGAACGAACGACGTGAAGCCCATATTATAAAGCGCATACTGGAAATCCTCAGACCTGGAAACGAGATGCTTTTCAGTCTGATGACTGATTTTCTGGCAATCGATCATGAACTGATGCCGCAAATG GAAAGACTGGTACCCCGAGATTCTGCTACACTGGATGGCGTGCAATCTTTGCTTATGGAAACAGACCATTTCGGTCTAAACAAATTCAGAGGGCGGACGGAGGAATACCGTATGCTGGTGAATAAGTTGCAGGCGTTTCGGTCTGAGGAGGCATACAGCGCCTACTCAGCTCGACGAGCCAGAATGATGAGAATCAATCCGCGCCTTGCTCGTCGCTGGAGGCAAGAGCTAGCTGGGGAAGTAGTGACAACTTCTGATTTAG GGTTCAAATATTGCTCCAGCTCGCAGAGGACGTCGCATGGTGGAGCTGTTCTAAAACGAAAGCGCTCTGGAAACAAGGATAACGTATATCACCAGTCTCGCTCGCGGTACATAAGCTTGCAGGTGCAGATTGAAAGGCAACAGCCAGTATATTTCATGGATGCCTTGGGCAGGGTCACTCCTTTTCATCTTGAATTTATCCGCTCGGTCGAG GCAATTGCAATGTGTATGGTGTTCTGGCATGACGGGATTGAAGATGACTCTTGCCCATCGTGTAAAAGCGCTTTCCCAGGGTCGACCTCTAATGCGATTCAATG CTCTGTCTGCGGATCCATCTTTCGGCGGATCCAGGACTTGGAGAGTGGCATTGACTCAAAGATTCGTTCTCGGCGGATTTTCGATGGATATTCTGACGATGGTGATTTCTGGTCTGACTCGGCAGGTCTGCAGGAGTTGAAAAGACTCGATGCGCCTACCGTTGCTACACCGCCCGTTGAATATGATGACGTACAGAACGAGCTGGATGAAACCATCACTCTGTTCCATAATGTTCGGATCATATCAACACCCTCTGTTAAACGCTCCACTAAGGTATGGTGCTCCATACAAGCAAGTGTCTGGTATTACAATGATGCcgagagggagaaaaggacgGGATGGTGCTTTGTTGAGAAT GGCGACACCATGGTCCTCGAGTGCCGCCAGGACCAGAGCGTTGTTTTCTTTTATCGACAGATCTCACCTAAGGACCATGGATTTGAGTGGGGATTGGAGTGTGACTTTCTCTGGAGAGACTCTGACGGTTGTGGCGGCTGGCATTTCCGGTCTCAAAACAGAAAGGACGCCCAGATTATATG GGATTACATCCAATGCAGACCTGATATAAGAATCAATTCTTCCAAAGGCGGTCTAGACCTACCCCTATTCCCAGACGAAGATGCAGCACCCTTACACGGAGTCAGGGGACGGGATTGGGGCTTGTACGGTGATTGGTAG